Proteins encoded together in one Carya illinoinensis cultivar Pawnee chromosome 3, C.illinoinensisPawnee_v1, whole genome shotgun sequence window:
- the LOC122304124 gene encoding pentatricopeptide repeat-containing protein At2g42920, chloroplastic yields the protein MEPHRMIPCCCSLTPSSASISKFISDQPYLIMLDKHCTTMRDLRKIHASLIKTGLSNDTIAASRILTFCASPAGDMNYAYLVFTHIQNPNIFIWNTIIRGFSQSSTPQKALFLFIEMLMSPVEPQRLTYPSLFKAYTQLGLAHEGAQLHGRIIKLGLESDPFIRNSILHMYSNGGFLSEARRLFDEDIESDVVAWNSMIIGLAKCGEIHESRRLFDRIPSRNTVSWNTMISGCVRNGMLMEALELFSKMQEENIEPSEFTMVSLLSSCARLGALKQGEWVHDYIKKKDFELNIIVITAIIDMYCKCGSIEKALQTFEATPRRGLSCWNSMIFGLAMNGCGEEAIHLFSKLQSTNLKPDYVTFLGVLTACNHSGMVDKASYYFSLMTNTYKIKPSIKHYNCMVDVLCRARLFDEAEELIRSMPVNPDAIIWGSLLSACRNHGNVEMARRAAKHVIELDPNDSCGHLLMSNVYAASSHFEEAMGERLSMKEKHIEKEPGCSLIEVDGEVHEFVSGGRLHNRAPEIYSLLNELRLALQGME from the coding sequence ATGGAACCACACAGAATGATACCATGTTGTTGCTCCCTCACTCCATCTTCAGCCTCCATATCCAAATTCATCTCGGACCAACCTTACCTCATCATGCTTGACAAACATTGCACCACCATGAGAGACCTTCGAAAGATTCATGCCAGCCTAATCAAAACTGGACTCTCAAATGACACCATCGCCGCTAGCCGCATTTTGACCTTCTGCGCGTCACCCGCCGGCGACATGAACTACGCATACTTGGTCTTCACTCATATCCAAAATCCcaacatttttatatggaaTACCATCATTAGAGGGTTCTCTCAAAGCTCAACTCCACAAAAAGCACTGTTTCTTTTCATTGAAATGCTAATGTCTCCTGTTGAACCTCAAAGGTTGACCTATCCCTCTCTTTTCAAAGCTTACACTCAACTTGGACTAGCCCATGAGGGAGCTCAGCTCCATGGGAGAATTATAAAATTGGGTCTTGAGAGTGATCCATTTATACGAAACTCTATCTTACATATGTACTCAAACGGCGGGTTTCTCAGCGAGGCACGTCGACTGTTTGACGAAGATATTGAGTCCGATGTTGTTGCATGGAATTCCATGATTATTGGTCTCGCTAAATGTGGAGAAATTCACGAGTCCAGGAGGTTATTTGATAGAATACCATCCAGAAATACGGTTTCATGGAACACCATGATTAGTGGTTGTGTTAGGAATGGGATGTTGATGGAGGCATTGGAGCTTTTTTCCAAAATGCAGGAGGAGAATATTGAGCCTAGCGAGTTTACAATGGTAAGCTTGTTAAGTTCCTGTGCTCGTTTAGGAGCACTTAAGCAAGGGGAGTGGGTTCATGATTATATTAAGAAGAAAGATTTTGAGTTGAATATCATTGTTATTACGGCAATAATTGACATGTATTGCAAGTGTGGAAGCATTGAAAAGGCTCTTCAAACTTTTGAGGCCACCCCAAGGAGAGGATTGTCGTGTTGGAACTCAATGATCTTTGGCCTAGCCATGAATGGTTGTGGAGAAGAAGCAATTCATTTATTCTCTAAGCTTCAGTCTACGAATTTGAAACCAGATTATGTTACTTTTCTCGGAGTTCTCACAGCTTGTAATCACTCGGGCATGGTGGATAAAGCGAGTTATTATTTCTCGTTAATGACAAATACATATAAGATCAAGCCATCAATAAAGCACTATAATTGCATGGTTGATGTATTGTGCAGAGCTAGACTATTTGATGAGGCAGAAGAGCTAATAAGAAGCATGCCAGTAAACCCAGATGCCATTATTTGGGGGTCTTTGCTCTCAGCTTGTAGGAATCATGGAAACGTTGAGATGGCCAGGCGGGCAGCAAAGCATGTGATTGAGTTGGATCCAAATGATAGCTGTGGTCATTTGCTAATGTCTAATGTTTATGCTGCCTCCAGTCATTTCGAGGAAGCAATGGGGGAAAGGCTTTCCATGAAGGAGAAGCACATTGAGAAAGAACCAGGATGTAGTTTGATTGAAGTGGATGGAGAAGTTCATGAGTTTGTCTCTGGTGGCAGGCTGCATAACAGAGCGCCTGAGATATACTCTTTGTTAAATGAACTGAGACTGGCATTGCAAGGGATGGAATAG